TATGGTTGCTTAGAGGAAACAGATTGCAGTCCCTAGGAGGTTGCCTGCTCTTACTCTTACTGAAGTGGGAAATTGGGAACTTATTTAAGTGACAAATTTGTTTGATCTCCTTGCACAAATAGTTATAAATTCATCTCCTTTATAAGCTTCTTACAACTCAGGTTCCTCTTGATGATGGTTTTCGCTGCTTTTCGTTCTCATTTTGAGATCCTGTTGGCAAGGACTAATATGAATTCCTTTTAGCCAGCAACTGATATGATCAATGTAGACCTTGCTTTAAGTATTGTTTGATATTGCATTCTTATTTGTATAAGTTGAATCCGGGTGATAATGTGATAACGCGGTGTAGATATCTGGAAGTTCCAGGTTGATTGTTGtggagggttttttttttttttctgaaaaagaTTGGAAGATGTTTGAGAAGAATACTATACTTCTACAATTGATGTCATTGGGCTTCCTGTTTCCATCCAATcatttttctgttcttttgtCTCTAATTATATGTCATTGCTTGAGCTGTGAATGAACTTAATTGACTACTTGCATTTTTCATACTTGTGGTGCACAAAGTATTGAAGTGCAGTTCTGTACTAATGTAACAGTAGATGTGTAAAATATATGTTGTAGATAGATTTAAGTTGATGAATTTGGTGATTTCAGGATGGAAACACTGAATTTGAGAAGTAGCACTAGCCAAGCCAAATCACTGGGAACCATAGTGTCAATTGCTGGGGCATTCATTGTTACTTTCTATAAAGGCCCCTCACTTTTGATGGCACCCTCACATTCAAGCTCACCTCATCTACTTCTGGGGCAGCAGTCTAATTGGGTCATTGGAGGATTTCTCCTTGCAGCTGATTGCGTGTTTGCTTCTGCCTGGCTTATTGTACAGGTCCAATCCTCTTCTTTGTATCTGTGCAGAAAGTTGAATCAGGTTTCATTGTGATTTCTTACTTttaagagaaaggaaatgatTTGTGCTCCTTAACTTTCAGGCATCAGTTCTTAAGAAATTCCCAGCTGAGCTTTTTGTTGTCTTCTATTATTGCTTCTTTGTCACCCTTCAATCGGGAATAATCTGTTTGATCATGGGAGGAGATCTTAGTGCTTGGAGCTTTAAACCTGATGTGAGATTGGTTGCTATTATATACTCAGTAAGTGGTCAGGGTCCGAAATATTCGTTACTACACAATTTTGCAGTTCAACTGCATGCTTATCCTAATTTGCACCTAGTTAATCAAGAGCTTTAATGTGGGAATTGTAGGCTGTGTTTGGCTCTGCATTCCAACTTGGGGTTTCTACCTGGTGTATGCATCGGACAGGTCCTGTTTTTGTTTCCACGTTCAAGCCTTTGGGAATTGTTGTTTCAGTAGTCATTGGTGTTATCTTCTTAGGGGATACACTCTTTCTTGGAAGGTGACGCATTCATCACTCACTATCATTGTTATTTTAGTAGTTTTGCTGTTTGTATTGTTTATAATTATTGCCACTGCAGCTGCTTTACATCTTGGTCTTGTTTAGAGCACTCTTTTCAGTCATGGGACCAATATCGGATtctaatatttctttttcacattTGTCATGTTCTTTGTCTTGTGAAAAACTCCCTCATCACTTACAAAAGGAAGTTAAGATATATAagttgttaatttttgtttcacaCGTGTTACAGTTTAGTTGGTGCAATTGTCATTGTTACTGGGTTTTACTCAGTTATGTGGGGAAAAGCAAAAGAAGGGAAGTTAGACGTGCAAACTCAGGGGATGATGTCAGAATCAAGCAGTCAAAAAGTCGCTTTATTGTCAAATAATACCGGAGAACCGTAGGAGTTTTCTTTACAGTCAATCAAAAACAGGTATCTTATATTGAATGTTTCCATAAGGGGAATTGTAAAGTTACAAGCTGCCATAGTGTCGTCTTCTGGTAATCCTGAGTATTTAGCTCACTTTAAATAAtaggatttgatttttttgccGATAGAGCCCATCCAGGCAAGcttcattttaaaataacatgGCCAACCATTTTCCTAAGAAGGTAGCCTGGCCACTGGATATTGGTTGGCCTATATCTCAAGCTGCCTTTGTTCATGCCATAGGAGCTGAATAGAAATATTCTTTTGAAATATAGTTTCTCCATCAACATGTCAATAATTTGTATGTTTTCCCTTTTACTTTTTCAGTTTTTCTAGCATATGATTATGTTGAGTAGTGCAAAGTCTTGGCAATTGCCCGGTAtgttatttttgaagttttagttGGTATTGTAATTGTTTTCCCTGCATCTGAAGGGAGGAAGAAGTGTAATAGAAACAATATGACTAGATAACTTAttgttttgtttaatatttGGACATGGATATTGAGATACGATTAATGGCCACCTTTCTCTCTCTCAAGAGGCAGACTAAGTGTAAgaaattattgatatattttcctttttgttttttttttttttgttgttgtaatCAGGGTATCCATTGCTGACAGTAGTGACTAATCTTTTCATCGCAAGTTCTCTTCGAGGAGGGAAACAGCTGGCCATGAAATGTGCTTTATTCTCATGAGTGGGGATGACTACATGATTAAGGGATGAGTTGAGTAACCACCACATTACATCtcattaaattattgatattaagaTTCTCTAATTGAACATAAAAGATCATAAGAGAAGCAATATGTAAATCTAGAAATCCATtagcattttaatttttattttaatttacaatatGACATGGGAAACCCTAAAACGAAAAACAATTATTTTCCACCTCTCCGGTTCACTAGttcaatctcaaaaatatgcaaacatataaatatcatgTGAACTGAGCAGGTGAAAAAATGTGTGAATTAAAAGTTTGGCTAAGGTAATAAAACTAATcattacaattttgatttggtttaattatatattatatgtttaaaattttaattttaaacatttaacaaaataaacacttcactttatttttatattagatagataaaaatattttgtatataatatgtaaatgttaaataatgCTATACCaaggtttatatattttttgagatttatctcTAATATATTTCGCCAAAAGTGATACATTTATGGCTTTGCTAATATATTAGAAATTGAAGAGatagaaaatagaaagatgtaatgtataatatatatatatatatatatatatatatatataggtgtgCTTGGtaagaaatatataattaaaattaaaattaaaacatttaaaaatatataattttaaattaactttcacatcactttttttctttctcctctCCTCATTCTAAAATGataatcttttcttctttttccatttttcttcccTATCAAACATACTAAAgaaataatttcacttttttaaCCCCCTTGCTTTTCTCCCTTTTCTCCCTAACCAAACACCTTTTTCCTTGTCCCATTACCATATTTGAACAACAATTTTTTAATACCCTCCTAAAACATTGaaaacttcaaaaagaaaaatgttggtGTTGGACACATCCATATTTTTCATTCGAGTCTGGGTAGCATAATTGAAGAACCCcattttactaagagataactCCGCAAACATGATATAAGAATGAAGTCATCTTCACGTACAATCCAAGAAGCAAAAAATTACCGCCGTACAACAATGATAACAACAAGAGAAGAGGGAGCATGTTGACCATATGGTTTGTAGATGTGCCTTGAACAGCATTGAgctcaaaatattacaaaattacattaatttctCAACTAAATCTCTTTATGAGAGAAGTTCCTCACCAGACTCCGACATATCTGATTCGTATAAACTGTTATAAACGGGAAGTTTCTTGCACATCAAGTGCTTACGTCTCTGAAATGTCAACAAGATTAAGACACTATCCGTCTGAACAACATTGTATCCTGCTTTTATGTACATGTTGAATGGAGCCTCATCAATCATTCTGCAATGCAAATATACCTCTTTTGTTGAAGCCATTTGAGATAATAGTTCCTCACTTGCCTTGAGAAGATGCCAACCAATGCCCCTCCTGTATGATCCAAAAGCAGAACCCAAGAATTTAGTTGTAAAGAATGCATCTGTTTAATTACATGTAAAAAATAATGCTTCGGGACTTGTCTCCCGACTTTACTAAAAGTCCTATGGTTACACAAAGTGGGAGTGCTTGAATAAGAAACCATGGCAAAGACTTATACACTACAGGTCAAGAGGTTGCAAACTCTTTGGTTTATATGGTTTCGCCCGTTTAGGCATTTTGAGACGCTTCCAATTTGTGAACTCGCTAAAACTCTTGGCAACATCGGGATAACACTGGACGTGTTGAGTGCCCAACCCACAACAAGACTCAAATCAGAAAACTCTGAATGCTCACATTAATATGGATTcttagttaaaagaaaaaaaatcaagcattGAACAATGCTTTTAGACTTAACAAGAAAATCAGCAAGAGTTAAATTTGAAGGATCCAGTTGCATGTAATTTCAGTCTATAACCACGAAATTTCATCACAAATTTCAATGGATAACATCTGAACTACCTTTCTGACATTCTTAAAACATTATTCAATCAGATGTTATTTCCAGATTTAGCAAAGTTTGAATATGTACTACGGGTAAAATGTCCCTATTCAAActtcttcattttctctaaGAAACTATGTCCAAGAAATAATTATAGAATATGTTGATACAATGTACAAGGAGGAGGAGGATAAAGAAGGGAATGTGATTGTGTTGAAGAGGCTGGTTCACCTTAAGAGGCGGAGAGCTGGAAAAGACAAGAGGACAAGGAGAAAGCTGGGGAGAAAGTTGAGGAAGATAAATGCTCAAGGATTGCTTAGGACACAAAAGCTCCCTTTCTCATCGTTTGAGAGGGTATTTATAGGATACGTCCTCTTGTTTGCTAGTGTAATGTGGCAAGCCATTATGGAGGAGGTCGGCATCATGGAATATGTGAAAGACGTGCATAGCGGGATCCATTACTTTATTCATTCAGGCAAACCAAAGTTGTTACACTAAGGTGGGCTCCATAAGTTGTTGAAGAGAGTGTTTACACTGGGAGAATGTTCATACTGAGAAGTGGATTACTGGTCTATAGCGAACAGGTAGCTAATTAGGTAGGGAGGTACTTTCCGTATTTAGCGGGTGGTCTTCATTAAGTCGGGTTGGTGGATCATCTGAAGACAACTCGGGTGATCGGAAGGGTGCAGGACCCTCTATGTTGCCCACGTAGAGTCTTTTGAATCTATCACATGTTAGGCCCGAGTGGTAGGTATAACAGAATATAATCCTCTAACCATATAAATCTTAAAAAGACTAGAatataaccatttcaaacacatatcatATATGATACTCACCCGAATTAACCAAACATAGGTCCTAATTTTAAAGCCAAGGAAAAGCTTTTCCAAATATATTTCCATCAATGAAATATCAGAGGAAGAAGAAGCTGACAAAGGAAGAACTCAACCTAGAATGAGAGCATATTGACTACAGGAACCGCTTCTTATTCCTAAAATGGCTTAAACATTACATATTCTAAGTTTTCCACTTAGTAATTAACCTGCTAGTGATCTTGACTCTGCTAAGTTTGTAGCACTACTATTAATGTAATGAAAACTCAACTTGGAATGAGAACAAATATCTTAGTTATTACTTATTACCCATCAGATGACTTTTAACATTACAATTCTTACATTGTCTCTTATTTAGTTGTCAACCTATAGAAAATCTTGATCACACAAAAGCCAATCACAATACAATTTAACAAGCCATTATTAGATTCCACTAATATCCAACAAATAAGGAAATAACTATTACCTTCTAAGCTGCTTTGTAACAGTCATGTTACAGATATATGGTGAATTCTTGGGAGGTATAGGTGTAGGAGGAGAAGCATTAGCACCCCTTTTATCAAAGCAAACTTCAACGGTCCCAGCAAGGTCAATTCCTTTTTCTCCACCTTTGTCTCTATAAAACCCAACAAGAGTCACCGCATGTGGCATCACAGCTCTTCTCTCAATCAAATACTGTTTCACCAAAAACCTCAACAAAGCCCCATATCCCAAAGGCATCAACATTGACTCTGCGAATGACTCAGCTAACAACCCAGCAGTCAAATCCATCTCCTCGTTCCTCATTACCCGAACCCACAACGACCCAGATTCCAATTCTTGGAGATAAACAAAAGACTCCAAAGCTTTGAGCTTTTCAAGCTCCTCATTGGACAAAAAACGGCTTCCCCTAAATGGGTCATCTAGAAAGGAGTAGTACTGAGATGGAGTGACAGAGTTGGGGGAGGAAGAAGGGAAGGAACATCTGCAATTGCATTGGTGGAGTCTTTGGAGAGAAAGAAGAGGGTTCCTAGATGAAAGAAAGGGAGGAGTTTTGGTGGGATTAAGGTGAATATGGAAGTGTTGACGTTGGCTAGGATCTAAGTAAAGAAACGGTGAAAGTGCTGCTGCCGCTGCTGCCATAGAAATAGGATAGCTTTGGTTTAAAAGCAGGTTTGATTGATGTATTTACGATTTTATTggttttcttaattaaaaaaaaaaaaaccttgtagattttgaatttatttatttaatcctttGGTTTAAATTAACAGTCACACGCTTcgaaaacaaatttatgcttaGTAAAACAAATATGGAAgggttaaattctgctattagtcccTGTGCTTTACGAAAGTTGTGcatttagtctttgtattttaatttggtcattttcaattcgtattttttaaaattataaaatttcagcCCTcgctaaatgataattttattttcattaagttatgctatttttaaaaacttatgctgaaaacacatcatttatgtataatgctatatCATCTTTATTATTCTCACATATTACTCGTTGGAAATCTAATTAATAGATTAACGACTATCATTTTCATCTTTCCGTCATGACTGGAATTTCAAGgtttgaaaaatatatgattttagaatgatcaaattagagaatatggactaaatttacAAGCATACGCATAGTAAAGgactaataattgaatttaatcaaatGTATTTAATCGCTATTATTTGAGTCggggttaaaattttaaattttgaaaaaatacaagaactaaaattaatcaaattaaaatataatgactaaatctataatttttataaagtacaagaactaatagtaaaattaccCATATGAAATATATCTTGATTTGAAAGGAATAGTAGcttgatatttttattctctCCTAAGTTTTGATACTTGCTCAACTTTTGCTACTCTCAcgtaatttttggtaatttctcATAGTTTTTAgtacttcaaattttttatatgttctAGTAATTTGTTATTGCTTTCAGGTTGTGGCAtgagaaattaattttgatggtAAAAGACATTATTTTTgcatcttaataaaatttattatatatactaataaatacaaaatattgaaaattaataaataaagcaaGAGGAATCAATATTTAGTATTCCTCATAATATTTGGTACTTATATTTcctcataattttaattaaactcttaatttttttatgcttttaaaattaagttttgatCTAGAAAATCAATTTTCGAtctaagaaattttattttgcatattgataaaaattattaattttacatactaataaatttatttatatataaggataaattaacaaatattgaatattaaataaataacgcaaatttttaatataaaccaaaattaaaaaattctaaaataataaatacacctcatataataaatatcaagaaaagcTGAAGTGATTAAATGCACTCGATTAAATACAAAAGAACAACTAATTTTCAATATATGTAAACAGAGCTAGGGGTTCGCAGGGCCCAACCTACctcttttataaattataacattttatttaagtaatagtaaaattatattttagtcctcaagtttaatttaatttttaaaattataaatatataagctattaaaatggtaaaattatattttactatcataaaatatacaactttaTTTCGCttccctaaaaaaatttctgaaTTAAGCCGTATGTAAATTTATCCTcacacataaataaatttcgTAGTATGtgacaataataattttagatatcAATTATCGGTTCATCCTActaacaaaatttcataatatgcaaaaataatgtttttattccaaatattGATTTATCATGCCAAAAACATAATTTCGAAAGCATACTAAAATTATGAGTGAGTATGAAATATTAGTTCGTTTTAGAagcatttgttttattttttaatttattagtatatataaaaatttcatttgtactaaaaatattaatgatataaaAATCATGAGAGTAGAAAAATAGtaccaaaaattacaaaagattACAAAAATCCTAAAGAagtataaagaaaatatgagggacattaaaattttgagagtagcaaaattataaaagactGTCAGATTTTTCTTGTCTTATatcaatttttgttaaatttattagtatacaTAACAATTTTTTGGATGgatataacaaattttataaatatacaaaaataaattaatttctcatgTCAGAACTTATTTTTGAAAGCATAAGaagcaccaaaaaaaaaaatatgaaaatttttctttatttttcttttacccGATACTCTATTTAGTATTAAAAGAGAGTTTATGGCTTTGATATTtctaagaaataaatatataatcataatatatatttgaattactATGCTTACAAAAACATCTATTACCTTTAAAAAACACATCTATCATGGATccataaattatatttgaataataaataattttttccttaaaaaatggtgatttttcttcttctaaaaATAGTTATGTTAAAGTGACTAATGAGGgtcttttacaaaaataatacaaaaaaaaataaaataatatcaaaataatataaatattttttatttaccaaaataataccaaaaaaaaacagttaaaaaaaacaaacctgAAAGAAGGGCTGCCACAGGCGGCACCTTTGGTGCCTGTGGCAGAGGCGGCAccaattgttaatattttggccatttgttcgtatttttttctcggattttattacttttaaaaaatatactatttctattttttattttacattatttcggtagattatgtttgaaatgtattcatttagtttgttttttaaataaattaaaaaaactcttatttcggctctttgttcgtatttttcccggattttattactttcaataaaaatacattattttcgcattttattattttacattattttagtacattatgtttgaaatgtattaatttattgtgtttttaaataaaattttaaaaaatccttatttcgccatttattcgtatttttcccgagtttattactttaaaaaatgttattttcgcattttattattttacattattttagtacattatgtttgaaatgtattcatttagtgtgtttttaaataaatttaaaaaaacccttatttcgccctttgttcgtattttttccggattttattaatttcaataaaatatattattttcgtattttattattttacattattttagtacattatgtttgaaatgtattaatttactgtgtttttaaataaattttaaaaaatcctttttcgccctttgtttgtattttttccagattttattacttttaaaaatatattattttctaattttattattttacattattttagtacattatgtttgaaatgtattcattagtgtgtttttaaataaatttaaaaaaatcttatttcaaccatttgttcttatttttctcaattttattacttttaataaaaacacactaaattaatacatttcaaacataatgtactaaaataatgtaaaataaaaaaaattagaaaatagtatattttttaaaaataataaaatccaaaaaaaatacgaataaagtGCCAAAATACGAATAATTGGTGCCGTCTCTGCCTCAGGCACCAAAGGTGCCTCCTGTGGCAGGCCCTTCTTTcaggtttgtttttttttaactatttttttgtattattttggtaaataaaaattttttatattattttgatattatatttataaaagaccCGACtaaatatgaataataataatagaatattgTACATGAAGTGGTGTTTTTCCAATatcaaaaagtgtttttttctttttaagaaattagcaaaaattcatttttatttagttaaatagCACAACTTTACTGACTGCGATCTGAATAACTCTAAAATGCGCCATGTGGACTGCATAGTCCACTTTACTTCtgttctttttttccttttaaattataatcgttagatccaaattaaaaaaaaaaattaaggtcaTTAAGTTTTTATATCGTTTGACccaaacaataaaaaacaattacaGTTGGAATCCaacaattaaaactaaaaattatgttaatcaatagtaataaattttagtGTTACCCTCTGTCTCTCTCCCTTTATACACcgattcttcaccttttcaatctCACGTTTCACCATATAAgatcattttcaaactttttacaATCTCTTTTCTCAcatttacaaaatcatcaatttacatTATCATATTCTCTAGCCTTCAATTCCTTTTGGTAACTAAAAGGAGACACTAGGTGACATTACAAACATAAAGGGGCTTGTCTATAACGAACACGTCCCATGATATCATCAATTAAGATCATCCAGATTGTAGATCGGAATTATCAAAACACTAACTTGTAGAAGACCAATGAGGTGGACGTAGGTTTCTTTCTAAAAACCCTAAGCACCACTCAAAGCTCTctctttctttgtttgcttttgaCTGCTAACCACCTGCTGTTGCTGGTTGGTCGCCCCTCTCCCTTTTCCTACTTGTTTTTTATGCCCTTTTGGGGGCCTCATTTAAGATTTCGTAGCTCGTATTATGGGATAATTTCtagaaaagcaaaagaaaggaagaatagAGAAGAAACATAAtagagaagagaaagaagagatGAATTTCACCGATTAGATCGATGATTGAAAACATGCCTTCCTCCTACCCTCTGATTCTGTTATATTGGGGAAGAAGAACTGCCACGtggaacaaaagaaaagaaacgatTACAAGGCTAAGTAAAGCACAGTGTTTTGCACTGACGGATCAAAACGATTCATTTCATTAAATCCCCCCTCTAAACGTTACGTTTCGTACTAAactcaaaacatgaaaaaataaacagaaatttaaaatccatttaAGCTTATTAAATCATCCCTTAACAATACTCCCTTAATCAAAGGATCCTTGACCTCAAGGATCAAAGGTTGGATAGTGTTGCTTGACGAGAGACAGAACCTCCCAAATAGCATCTCCTGGAAACGAGTTCGCCCACTCGACCAAGACCTCAGTAACTGCCTGGTGACCCATCATGACCACTCGacggtttaaaatttgagatggCTCCTTTAACAACATACCTTCAGGTCCAGTGGGTAGCAATGTGGTAGTGACAGGTTGATGACCAACATGACGTTTGAGCTGGGAAACGTGGAAAGTTGGGTGATCTTCGAGCCAAGGGGCAATTGGAAGGTATAGGCTACATCACGCACCTTAGCATTAATCGGAAATAGCCCATAAAAGTTAGGAGAGAGCTTTTGATTCCTGACCCTTTCCTCAAGGAATGCTGCCTATAAGGTTGAAGTTTCAAATACACCGAATCACCTACTTGGAAAATTCTCTTATTTCTCCTCTTATCTGCATACTGTTTCATACAATTTTGGGCATGTTTAAGGTGGTACCTGAGCAACTGTCGAGCAACTTCTCTTTGTTGCAGGCTACGGTCCACGTTATCAACCTTGTTTTTGAAACACCTTGTTGCAATTGTAACATCTTTGAAAGTCTTCACTTGAAAAGATTTCAATTGTTTATCATATGTCCCATAAATCACTAAAGGACTATTTTTCTTGACATTTTCCTCTGACCATCTTCCGTTAATTCTTTTCCCAAACAATCGCCCTGTTAGTTTTGATCGATAGTAATGTCTCAACTTCTTTGAATTGCTTCAAGttctcaaataatatatttatctcAATGTAAGGGCTAGTTGTAGTAGGATCATACGATGGATACCAACTCTTTCTCCTGGTACAACCatcaaatat
This sequence is a window from Gossypium raimondii isolate GPD5lz chromosome 5, ASM2569854v1, whole genome shotgun sequence. Protein-coding genes within it:
- the LOC105766102 gene encoding WAT1-related protein At3g28050, whose translation is MRKEMIGLPIVGMVMAEVAQVGLMIMGKAAMSHGMPNFVFVFYSNALASLILLPASFLFHRSHRPPLTFSILCWFFLLGLLGCFAQISGYAGIYYSSPTLATAMLNLIPGLTFILAVAFRMETLNLRSSTSQAKSLGTIVSIAGAFIVTFYKGPSLLMAPSHSSSPHLLLGQQSNWVIGGFLLAADCVFASAWLIVQASVLKKFPAELFVVFYYCFFVTLQSGIICLIMGGDLSAWSFKPDVRLVAIIYSAVFGSAFQLGVSTWCMHRTGPVFVSTFKPLGIVVSVVIGVIFLGDTLFLGSLVGAIVIVTGFYSVMWGKAKEGKLDVQTQGMMSESSSQKVALLSNNTGEP
- the LOC105766104 gene encoding uncharacterized protein LOC105766104; protein product: MAAAAAALSPFLYLDPSQRQHFHIHLNPTKTPPFLSSRNPLLSLQRLHQCNCRCSFPSSSPNSVTPSQYYSFLDDPFRGSRFLSNEELEKLKALESFVYLQELESGSLWVRVMRNEEMDLTAGLLAESFAESMLMPLGYGALLRFLVKQYLIERRAVMPHAVTLVGFYRDKGGEKGIDLAGTVEVCFDKRGANASPPTPIPPKNSPYICNMTVTKQLRRRGIGWHLLKASEELLSQMASTKEVYLHCRMIDEAPFNMYIKAGYNVVQTDSVLILLTFQRRKHLMCKKLPVYNSLYESDMSESGEELLS